The proteins below are encoded in one region of Rhinatrema bivittatum unplaced genomic scaffold, aRhiBiv1.1, whole genome shotgun sequence:
- the LOC115082268 gene encoding ninein-like protein encodes MQLADEVDDRHSAMEHLNQSKIKDLEQAYRERVAMMRSEVEMERELFMQHMNGQRSKLESDVESLQMEEVHLRDKLTLSMKENSRLQKEMIEMVEKVSESESLVSKLQSDLDFLLMDKLTVPDPHSAELINQKERFAEIIQEYELQCRFSFWTTNWCARKISVQDMSLEPFQAQKSTASC; translated from the exons ATGCAACTTGCTGATGAGGTGGATGATCGACACTCTGCCATGGAGCACCTTAACCAGAGTAAAATAAA AGATCTTGAGCAAGCCTACAGGGAAAGAGTGGCAATGATGAGATCTGAAGTGGAGATGGAGAGGGAGCTCTTTATGCAGCACATGAATGGGCAGAGGAGCAAGCTGGAATCAGATGTGGAATCCCTCCAGATGGAAGAGGTGCATCTGAGGGATAAATTGACCTTGTCGATGAAG gagAACAGTCGATTACAAAAGGAGATGATTGAAATGGTTGAAAAGGTGTCGGAGTCTGAGAGTTTGGTGTCAAAGCTCCAAAGTGATTTGGATTTCTTGTTGATGGATAAG CTGACAGTGCCAGATCCTCACAGCGCTGAGCTGATCAATCAGAAAGAACGCTTTGCTGAGATAATCCAGGAATATGAGCTGCAgtgcagg TTTAGTTTCTGGACCACTAACTGGTGTGCAAGGAAGATTTCTGTTCAGGACAT GTCTTTGGAGCCCTTTCAAGCACAAAAAAGTACTGCTTCATGTTAA